One Natrinema marinum genomic window carries:
- a CDS encoding Glu/Leu/Phe/Val family dehydrogenase has translation MTSFHDTDSDETSRTTPDLDAPWTYATAAARRLTLPDEIEQRLLYPRQRQRATVPFERDDGSRGICEGYRVRHDGVRGPYLGPHRYDLGLTGDDCAGLAAATTVSAAIADVPFGGAAGGIAIDPTDLSRAERVNLTRSYATRVTGIGSQTDVLTPGVGTDERTMAQVADAIAGRPDGPQRGAVTGKPPALGGTRAITRASGHSVAHVTQDLLETDHDRPLSDATIAVYGTGHLGATAARLLEFQGGTVVAMCSDGAGLTAPESENGLDTDLVPSYLERPDALSAYDDGTVTGTENVLGRDADVLVLAEPATVVTAENAETIAADLVVEGATGSVTPGGQSILSERDIPVVPDVLATVGRPIAAHLEWVDSNGRDQLSDARVTNEFGYALTDAVDDVRDRRESCRLSWREAAYSVGLSRVAAAYEVVR, from the coding sequence ATGACATCATTTCACGACACCGATAGCGACGAGACCAGTCGAACGACTCCCGATCTCGATGCGCCCTGGACGTACGCGACCGCTGCCGCGCGTCGTCTCACGCTTCCGGACGAGATCGAGCAGCGACTCCTCTACCCCCGCCAGCGCCAGCGAGCCACGGTGCCGTTCGAACGCGACGACGGCAGCCGGGGCATCTGTGAGGGGTACCGCGTCCGCCACGACGGCGTCCGCGGCCCCTATCTGGGTCCGCATCGATACGATCTCGGGCTGACCGGCGACGACTGCGCCGGCCTCGCGGCCGCGACGACCGTCAGCGCCGCGATCGCCGACGTTCCCTTCGGCGGTGCCGCAGGGGGGATCGCGATCGATCCAACTGACCTCTCCCGAGCAGAGCGCGTCAACCTCACCCGCTCGTACGCGACTCGCGTCACCGGCATCGGCTCCCAAACCGACGTGCTCACCCCCGGCGTCGGGACCGACGAACGGACGATGGCGCAGGTCGCCGATGCCATCGCCGGCCGCCCCGACGGCCCACAGCGGGGGGCCGTCACCGGCAAGCCGCCGGCCCTTGGCGGCACTCGAGCCATCACGCGCGCAAGCGGCCACAGCGTCGCGCACGTCACGCAGGACCTCCTCGAGACCGACCACGATCGCCCGCTGTCCGACGCGACGATCGCCGTCTACGGCACCGGCCACCTCGGCGCGACGGCCGCCCGCCTCCTCGAGTTCCAGGGCGGCACCGTCGTCGCGATGTGCAGCGACGGGGCCGGACTCACCGCCCCCGAGAGTGAGAACGGGCTCGATACGGATCTCGTCCCGAGCTACCTCGAGCGCCCCGACGCGCTCTCGGCGTACGACGACGGGACGGTGACCGGCACGGAGAACGTCCTCGGACGGGACGCCGACGTGCTGGTCCTCGCCGAGCCCGCAACGGTCGTGACCGCCGAGAACGCCGAGACGATCGCCGCCGACCTCGTCGTCGAAGGGGCGACCGGGAGCGTCACCCCCGGCGGCCAGTCCATCCTCTCGGAGCGGGACATCCCGGTCGTTCCCGACGTGCTCGCGACGGTCGGCCGGCCGATCGCGGCCCACCTCGAGTGGGTCGATAGCAACGGACGCGATCAGCTGAGCGACGCCCGCGTGACCAACGAGTTCGGCTACGCGCTCACCGACGCGGTCGACGACGTGCGAGACCGCCGCGAAAGCTGCCGGCTGAGCTGGCGCGAGGCCGCCTACAGCGTCGGCCTCTCCCGCGTCGCCGCCGCCTACGAGGTGGTGCGATGA
- a CDS encoding helix-turn-helix transcriptional regulator, with product MSNHTPTDTDDCDESSPDDGEERPTDEISDPRPLTNLTGFKRDQLFVIRMLADRNPHGLVIKDKLDCYYDEEINQGRLYQNLGELVEEGYVEKHPLDGRTNAYRPSTRANERLEEHYEWERRCLFCELP from the coding sequence ATGTCGAATCACACCCCCACCGATACCGACGACTGTGACGAATCGAGTCCCGACGACGGCGAGGAACGACCGACCGACGAGATCTCGGACCCTCGGCCGCTGACGAACCTCACCGGGTTCAAACGCGACCAACTGTTCGTCATCCGAATGCTCGCGGATCGTAACCCCCACGGGCTCGTCATCAAGGACAAACTCGACTGCTACTACGACGAGGAGATCAACCAGGGGCGGCTCTACCAGAACCTGGGCGAACTCGTCGAAGAGGGCTACGTCGAGAAACATCCGCTCGACGGCCGGACCAACGCCTACCGGCCGAGTACGCGCGCCAACGAGCGCCTCGAGGAACACTACGAGTGGGAGCGTCGCTGTCTGTTCTGCGAACTCCCGTAA
- a CDS encoding cytochrome c oxidase subunit I, whose product MSRRSTPRRAFEATNGTLAGLWQVDHRRLGRWYLGFALAMGSWGGLDALLLRTALVTPGLDRFPAETYNAFFTTHGLTMLFLFALPAIWGFAYAAVPPLIGADRTAFPRLGIWAFWLQVPAALSLRAGTIGGILGVAGLEPVASGWTLYPPLSILSPNPAVDAVLVGLLLVSVGTAATAVNLVVTIRCRRSIRWLDVDTFTWTVLTSAAMSVVAFPVLAMTVALLLTDRTFGTAFLLGNGGPLIWQHLFWFFAHPLVYVLVLPPMGIVGHVLPRFAGRRLAGRRSSVYSTLAIGVVSFTVWAHHMFATGMGPSVRTVFMGTTLAVALPSSAKLYTWLATLWGGAIRYTAPMLAAVAAVGFFVVGGVTGVFLAVVPINVRYTGTYYVVAHFHLLLAGFVGLALVAGAYYWCPLLTGRRLEPGLARLHGWLTIVGVAVAFGALLVVGLAELPRRVATYPATYAPLHQLATVGAYVIAAGQLVFLAALARALVGENCALDDPWSLADGPSHAREWR is encoded by the coding sequence ATGAGCCGGCGGTCCACGCCGCGCCGCGCGTTCGAGGCCACGAACGGAACCCTCGCGGGACTCTGGCAGGTCGACCACCGACGGCTCGGCCGCTGGTACCTCGGTTTCGCGCTGGCGATGGGATCGTGGGGCGGACTCGACGCGCTGTTGCTCCGGACCGCGCTGGTCACGCCGGGACTCGACCGGTTCCCGGCCGAGACCTACAACGCCTTCTTCACGACCCACGGGCTGACGATGCTGTTCCTGTTCGCGCTGCCGGCGATCTGGGGGTTCGCCTACGCCGCCGTCCCCCCGCTGATCGGGGCCGACCGGACCGCGTTCCCCCGGCTCGGCATCTGGGCGTTCTGGCTGCAGGTGCCGGCCGCGCTGTCGCTCCGGGCGGGCACGATCGGCGGGATCCTCGGCGTGGCCGGCCTCGAGCCGGTCGCGAGCGGCTGGACGCTGTACCCACCGCTGAGCATCCTGTCGCCGAACCCGGCGGTCGACGCCGTGCTGGTCGGCCTCCTGCTCGTGTCTGTCGGGACCGCGGCGACGGCGGTCAACCTCGTCGTCACGATCCGTTGTCGGCGGTCGATCAGGTGGCTCGACGTGGACACGTTCACCTGGACGGTGCTGACGAGCGCGGCGATGTCGGTCGTCGCCTTTCCGGTGCTCGCCATGACGGTCGCCCTGCTGCTCACGGATCGGACGTTCGGCACCGCGTTCCTCCTCGGGAACGGCGGGCCGTTGATCTGGCAGCACCTGTTCTGGTTCTTCGCGCATCCGCTGGTGTACGTGCTGGTCCTGCCGCCGATGGGGATCGTCGGTCACGTCCTGCCGCGCTTCGCCGGCCGACGGCTGGCCGGCCGCCGATCCTCGGTCTACTCGACGCTCGCCATTGGCGTCGTCTCCTTCACCGTCTGGGCCCACCACATGTTCGCGACCGGGATGGGGCCGTCCGTTCGGACGGTGTTCATGGGCACCACGCTAGCGGTCGCGCTGCCGAGTTCGGCGAAGCTCTACACCTGGCTCGCGACGCTGTGGGGCGGCGCGATCCGCTATACTGCACCGATGCTGGCCGCCGTCGCCGCCGTCGGCTTCTTCGTCGTCGGCGGCGTCACCGGCGTCTTCCTCGCCGTCGTCCCGATCAACGTCCGCTACACGGGGACCTACTACGTCGTCGCCCACTTCCACCTGCTGCTGGCCGGCTTCGTCGGCCTCGCGCTCGTCGCCGGCGCGTACTACTGGTGTCCCCTCCTGACGGGACGGCGCCTCGAGCCGGGGCTCGCCCGCCTGCACGGCTGGCTGACGATCGTCGGCGTCGCCGTCGCCTTCGGCGCGCTCCTGGTGGTCGGGCTGGCGGAACTCCCGCGCCGGGTGGCGACGTACCCGGCGACCTACGCGCCGTTGCACCAGCTCGCGACCGTCGGCGCCTACGTCATCGCGGCCGGCCAGCTCGTCTTCCTCGCGGCCCTCGCCCGCGCGCTGGTGGGCGAAAACTGCGCGCTCGACGATCCGTGGTCGCTCGCGGACGGTCCGTCGCACGCACGCGAATGGCGGTAG
- a CDS encoding transporter, which translates to MTPPSTDSTDRSDPVRLVCLAALVATHGLVRLAERYLPEYLAALGYGPIVVGVLVTLGLGIAVAASERSRAVTDGGSTPAVGTRSTAAALLATVLAAIGLFTWAGAPTLDSLLGTPLSALGWLALGVALLGGWHLAGPARGLWPTERCAATPPSSGNGLEADGAGDRSPRWVTVPNGRTRIVVGALGVAAAAVIATAAMASADAVGAGFALLAAAGATTALVGAVALGSVRDRPPLLGGRPGRDGRSGDADSSLTVVRDAVSRLPDRRRWAVIGDALVRVAFAGILPYLILLVAEYRAIGLSMGGLSFAPTAVFGLFVLAEAGGAILGAMAAPALVSRIDRRHLLVLGLTGLSLVPMALVVAPARASAVAALFGALGCRTVIEPIRPTAGASARAAPVPGSELPPEIRTGVEVAVVPAPLLGGLLYAIDPLVAVTAATTVGLLGVRELVRAFSFDGYR; encoded by the coding sequence ATGACACCACCATCGACCGATAGCACCGATCGGAGCGATCCGGTTCGACTCGTCTGCCTCGCCGCCCTCGTGGCGACCCACGGGCTGGTTCGGCTGGCCGAACGCTACCTCCCCGAGTACCTCGCCGCGCTCGGCTACGGCCCGATCGTCGTCGGGGTGCTCGTGACCCTGGGGCTGGGCATCGCCGTCGCCGCGTCCGAACGATCGCGCGCCGTGACGGATGGCGGGTCGACGCCGGCCGTCGGGACGCGGTCGACGGCAGCCGCGTTGCTGGCGACGGTGCTCGCCGCGATCGGCCTGTTCACTTGGGCGGGCGCGCCGACGCTCGATAGTCTGCTCGGCACGCCGCTGTCGGCGCTGGGCTGGCTCGCGCTCGGCGTCGCCCTCCTCGGAGGCTGGCACCTCGCCGGCCCCGCACGCGGGCTCTGGCCGACCGAGCGGTGCGCCGCGACGCCGCCCTCGAGCGGGAACGGTCTCGAGGCCGACGGTGCCGGCGACCGATCCCCGCGGTGGGTGACCGTCCCCAACGGACGAACGCGGATCGTCGTCGGCGCACTCGGCGTCGCGGCCGCGGCGGTGATCGCGACGGCGGCCATGGCGAGCGCCGACGCCGTCGGTGCCGGTTTCGCGCTCCTCGCGGCGGCCGGCGCGACGACCGCCCTCGTCGGCGCGGTCGCGCTCGGGAGCGTCCGCGACCGACCGCCGCTGCTCGGCGGCCGGCCGGGACGCGACGGTCGGTCCGGCGACGCCGACTCCTCGCTCACCGTCGTCCGGGACGCCGTCTCGCGGCTCCCCGACCGTCGTCGGTGGGCCGTCATCGGCGACGCGCTCGTTCGGGTGGCGTTCGCGGGGATCCTCCCGTATCTGATCCTGCTGGTCGCCGAGTACCGGGCGATCGGCCTCTCGATGGGCGGCCTCTCGTTCGCGCCGACCGCCGTCTTCGGGCTGTTCGTCCTCGCCGAGGCCGGCGGTGCGATCCTCGGTGCAATGGCGGCCCCCGCGCTCGTCTCCCGAATCGATCGGCGACACCTCCTCGTGCTCGGCCTAACCGGGCTCTCGCTGGTGCCGATGGCGCTCGTCGTCGCGCCGGCTCGAGCCAGCGCCGTCGCCGCCCTGTTCGGTGCGCTCGGCTGTCGAACCGTCATCGAGCCGATCCGGCCGACCGCCGGAGCGAGCGCTCGCGCCGCACCGGTCCCCGGAAGCGAGCTTCCGCCCGAGATCAGGACGGGGGTCGAAGTCGCGGTCGTCCCCGCGCCGCTGCTCGGCGGGCTGTTGTACGCGATCGATCCGCTCGTGGCCGTCACCGCCGCGACGACGGTCGGCCTGCTCGGCGTGCGCGAACTGGTCCGCGCGTTCAGCTTCGACGGGTACCGATGA
- a CDS encoding permease has protein sequence MLSAIHPLTDASSIAPAAGQPLAALSLAIDHSDPALWPLPAARPIGTAAVAQTGGGLALAARLVGLLGAFLLGLFEGVAIAARMAWDTWWALVLGFTITGAVQEFVAEERLTDYLGDDGWREIGYGTVFGASSSSCSFSAVATTRTLFTKGASAAASLGAFQFASTDLVLELALVVTILLGWQFAAAEIVGGLVAVAVVAVVYRRFVPESWVDRARTHARALEEIECATCGMAAEPTDADTVVREFDGERRYFCCGGCRGAYDPGDDREAVTAGPALLEADRWRAATANAIREWDMLWRDIALGFLIAGLLAALVPTAWWTALFGVGAEGTVLRSVSNVVLGAVVGVVTFLCSVGNVPFAVVLWDNGVSFGGVLAFIFADLLILPLVRTYRRYYGTRMALAIFVAFFLAAVVAGLVVEFVFGGLGLVPAHSAAGGSASGTFTTLFNVVATPILAIQVYVALDPEQRVRLGNRLAPHVAGVLYHAHKALERVAYALEDRGLE, from the coding sequence ATGCTCTCAGCGATACACCCTCTCACGGACGCGTCCAGCATCGCGCCAGCAGCAGGGCAGCCGCTCGCCGCCCTGTCGCTCGCGATCGATCACAGCGATCCGGCTCTGTGGCCACTCCCGGCCGCCCGCCCGATCGGTACGGCGGCCGTCGCCCAGACCGGTGGCGGGCTCGCGCTCGCGGCCCGGCTGGTCGGGCTGCTCGGCGCGTTCCTGCTCGGGCTGTTCGAGGGCGTCGCCATCGCCGCCCGGATGGCCTGGGACACTTGGTGGGCGCTCGTCCTCGGCTTTACGATCACCGGTGCCGTCCAGGAGTTCGTCGCCGAGGAGCGGCTCACGGACTACCTCGGCGACGACGGCTGGCGGGAGATCGGCTACGGCACCGTCTTCGGCGCGTCCTCCTCGAGTTGCTCGTTCTCGGCGGTGGCGACGACCCGAACGCTGTTCACCAAGGGCGCCTCCGCCGCGGCCAGCCTCGGCGCGTTCCAGTTCGCGAGCACGGATCTCGTCCTCGAACTCGCGCTCGTGGTGACGATCCTGCTCGGCTGGCAGTTCGCCGCCGCCGAGATCGTCGGCGGTCTCGTCGCCGTCGCCGTCGTCGCGGTGGTCTACCGCCGGTTCGTTCCCGAGTCGTGGGTCGACCGCGCTCGAACCCACGCGCGGGCGCTCGAGGAGATCGAGTGTGCCACCTGCGGGATGGCCGCGGAGCCGACCGACGCGGACACCGTCGTTCGTGAGTTCGACGGCGAGCGCCGGTACTTCTGCTGTGGCGGCTGTCGCGGCGCGTACGATCCAGGCGACGACCGGGAGGCGGTCACCGCCGGGCCCGCGCTGCTCGAGGCCGACCGCTGGCGGGCGGCGACCGCGAACGCGATCCGCGAGTGGGACATGCTCTGGCGCGACATCGCGCTTGGCTTTCTCATCGCCGGGCTGCTGGCCGCGCTCGTGCCGACCGCCTGGTGGACCGCGCTCTTCGGCGTCGGCGCGGAGGGGACCGTCCTCCGGTCCGTCTCGAACGTCGTCCTCGGGGCCGTCGTCGGCGTGGTGACGTTCCTCTGTTCGGTCGGCAACGTCCCCTTCGCGGTCGTCCTCTGGGACAACGGCGTCTCCTTCGGGGGCGTCCTCGCCTTCATCTTCGCGGATCTGTTGATCCTCCCGCTGGTCCGCACCTACCGGCGCTACTACGGCACCCGCATGGCCCTCGCCATCTTCGTCGCGTTCTTCCTCGCGGCGGTGGTCGCCGGCCTCGTCGTCGAATTCGTCTTCGGCGGCCTCGGCCTCGTCCCGGCTCACAGCGCCGCGGGCGGCTCGGCCTCGGGCACGTTCACGACCCTGTTCAACGTCGTCGCCACCCCGATCCTCGCGATTCAGGTGTACGTCGCCCTCGATCCCGAGCAACGCGTCCGGCTCGGGAATCGGCTCGCTCCCCACGTCGCCGGCGTCCTCTATCACGCCCACAAGGCCCTCGAGCGGGTCGCCTACGCGCTCGAGGACCGCGGACTGGAGTGA
- a CDS encoding TIGR00341 family protein: MRLLTVLTSSASSTDEVTAIIDRHDLEYSLTDHADGESRTITVPAPAHAVEPLEDDLAAVEGDVAIVVEEPMAIVGRGWDDSPPDGRREWLSFERISRSELRSKAQSQLPSLVIFAAMTAISGVVATTGVLLNSLAVLVGAMVIAPLLGPAMASSAATVLDERSLFVRGVKHQLVGMGVATTSALAFAIFARTSRVITGAVDLQASLGLGSHGLPPSLLVTVAVCSGIAGGLGMATTGITDLIGVMIAAAIMPPIGVVGVGVAWGQPEAVLGSLVVVAVNVIAINVGAIATLWTVGFHPSDRSRIRTTRGAIIRRVFVLTGLLLLSIRLLEAVSNGL; encoded by the coding sequence ATGCGTCTGCTGACGGTGCTTACCTCGTCGGCGTCGAGTACCGACGAGGTCACGGCCATCATCGACCGCCACGACCTCGAGTACAGTCTCACCGACCACGCCGACGGCGAGAGTCGGACGATCACGGTGCCCGCCCCCGCACACGCGGTCGAACCGCTCGAGGACGATCTGGCGGCGGTCGAGGGCGACGTGGCCATCGTCGTCGAGGAGCCGATGGCGATCGTGGGGCGGGGCTGGGACGACTCGCCGCCCGACGGGCGACGCGAGTGGCTGTCCTTCGAGCGCATTTCGCGCAGCGAGTTGCGGTCGAAAGCGCAGTCGCAACTCCCCTCGCTCGTCATCTTCGCCGCGATGACGGCGATCAGCGGGGTCGTCGCGACCACCGGCGTCCTGCTGAACTCGCTCGCCGTCCTGGTCGGCGCGATGGTGATCGCGCCGCTGCTCGGGCCGGCGATGGCCTCGAGCGCCGCGACGGTGCTGGACGAACGATCGCTGTTCGTCCGCGGCGTCAAACACCAGCTGGTCGGCATGGGCGTCGCGACGACGAGCGCCCTCGCGTTCGCGATCTTCGCGCGGACCTCGCGAGTCATCACGGGCGCGGTCGACTTACAGGCGAGTCTCGGGCTCGGCAGCCACGGCCTGCCGCCGTCGCTGCTGGTGACCGTCGCGGTCTGCTCGGGCATCGCCGGCGGCCTCGGCATGGCGACGACCGGGATCACCGATCTCATCGGCGTGATGATCGCGGCCGCGATCATGCCGCCCATCGGCGTCGTCGGCGTCGGCGTCGCCTGGGGCCAGCCCGAAGCGGTGCTAGGCTCGCTCGTCGTCGTCGCGGTCAACGTCATCGCCATCAACGTCGGCGCGATCGCGACCCTCTGGACCGTCGGCTTTCACCCCTCGGACCGATCGCGCATCAGGACCACCAGGGGCGCCATCATCAGACGGGTGTTCGTCCTGACCGGCCTGCTACTGCTCTCGATTCGCCTCCTCGAGGCCGTCTCGAACGGCCTCTGA
- a CDS encoding WD40/YVTN/BNR-like repeat-containing protein: MTGRFHSRRRFLSTIGAAAGSLALAGCGGPDSQWIAADVPTDAALYDVVPTAEGTYAVGEDGVVLAREGGDWTVALEHGLSGAGDGLRTAAVTSNGRALWTAGDSGALGLYDVVADRAVDFSAPLEKTTSWTAIAAAGLAGDERITAINSSGELLRGRRDGADVSWGDVSEPGSGSSVTDIALTSLAYGYIVDTDGGVFESRDGGVTWTRIGIDGAGVDFAAVAAIDSGHVTVAGGNGAVYGYNGVDWSRTTLGEQPIAALARDRDTALAVSASGVIYERSFDGWEPLVRLRPGNDLHAVALGTARSPQLVVGESGTVFERRY; this comes from the coding sequence ATGACCGGCCGGTTCCACTCCAGACGCCGCTTCCTCTCGACGATCGGCGCCGCCGCCGGCTCGCTGGCGCTGGCCGGCTGCGGCGGCCCCGACAGCCAGTGGATCGCCGCCGACGTGCCCACCGACGCGGCGCTGTACGACGTCGTGCCGACGGCCGAAGGTACCTACGCGGTCGGCGAGGACGGCGTCGTCCTCGCCCGCGAGGGCGGCGACTGGACCGTCGCACTCGAGCACGGCCTCTCGGGAGCTGGCGACGGGCTCCGTACCGCTGCGGTCACGAGCAACGGCCGAGCGCTGTGGACCGCCGGCGACAGCGGCGCGCTCGGGCTGTACGACGTGGTCGCCGACCGCGCCGTCGACTTCTCGGCGCCGCTCGAGAAGACCACCTCCTGGACGGCGATCGCGGCCGCTGGACTGGCCGGCGACGAGCGAATCACGGCCATCAACAGCTCCGGCGAACTCCTCCGTGGCCGGCGCGACGGTGCGGACGTCTCGTGGGGCGACGTGAGCGAACCGGGCAGCGGCTCGAGCGTCACCGACATCGCGCTCACGTCGCTGGCCTACGGCTACATCGTCGACACCGACGGCGGCGTCTTCGAGTCCCGCGACGGCGGCGTCACCTGGACCCGCATCGGGATCGACGGCGCGGGCGTCGACTTCGCGGCGGTCGCGGCGATCGACAGCGGCCACGTCACGGTCGCCGGCGGCAACGGCGCCGTTTACGGCTACAACGGCGTCGATTGGTCGCGGACGACGCTGGGCGAGCAGCCGATCGCGGCGCTCGCGCGGGACCGCGACACCGCGCTGGCGGTCTCCGCGTCGGGGGTCATCTACGAGCGCAGCTTCGACGGCTGGGAACCGCTCGTCCGCCTCCGGCCGGGCAACGACCTGCACGCGGTCGCGCTCGGGACCGCTCGCTCACCGCAACTCGTCGTCGGCGAGTCGGGAACGGTGTTCGAACGGCGGTACTGA
- a CDS encoding 2Fe-2S iron-sulfur cluster-binding protein translates to MPTIEFEGETIDAETGENLRQALLDAGLSPHNGSARYTNCRGNGFCGTCAVEIVSGEVSDPAGQERRRLKLPPHSLESGLRLSCQLPVEDNLVVRKHSGYWGQNVERDGA, encoded by the coding sequence ATGCCCACGATCGAATTCGAGGGTGAGACGATCGACGCCGAGACCGGAGAGAACCTCCGTCAGGCGCTGCTCGACGCGGGCCTCTCGCCGCACAACGGGAGCGCACGGTACACGAACTGCCGCGGCAACGGATTCTGCGGAACGTGCGCCGTGGAAATCGTTTCGGGTGAAGTCAGCGATCCGGCGGGGCAAGAGCGCCGTCGTCTCAAACTGCCGCCCCACAGCCTCGAATCGGGGCTCCGGTTGTCGTGTCAACTGCCGGTCGAGGACAACCTCGTCGTTCGGAAACACTCCGGATACTGGGGCCAGAACGTCGAACGAGACGGGGCGTGA
- the gatB gene encoding Asp-tRNA(Asn)/Glu-tRNA(Gln) amidotransferase subunit GatB, with translation MTAQTVQQGDLVTVIGLEVHVQLETDTKIFCGCSTEPTDGPNENVCPVCLGLPGALPVLNEAAVEAAVKIGKAIDADIPEETRFHRKNYYYPDLPKNFQITQYDEPICQEGELEISVEGTRRSVEIERAHLEEDPGSLQHVGGGGGIDSAEYTLVDYNRAGTPLMEIVTAPDFRSPSEVRAFLAELEEVLEYLGVFDAERDGSLRIDANLSIIPEEEIEGDDTDDIGMDALEAANRTEVKNISSHKGAEKALAYEETRQKNAIQRGRAVEQETRHWDESRGITVSMRSKEEEKDYRYFEEADLPPLRVSGWKDEIAIPELPSARRERFQAEYGLSEEAASKLTSTKQVADFYEDVAGEFDPDLAATWVADNLLGELNYRDIEITEIEGRLEEITRLVELVAEDEITAKNARETVLRSMLDDGRTPDDVVAEEGLGKTGEDEVQQAVVEAIDENPGAVDDYESGDDGAINFLVGQVMQKTGGSADPGDVNQLLRTELEE, from the coding sequence ATGACTGCCCAGACCGTCCAGCAGGGCGACCTCGTCACCGTCATCGGGCTCGAGGTCCACGTCCAGCTGGAGACCGACACGAAGATCTTCTGTGGCTGCTCGACCGAGCCGACCGACGGGCCAAACGAGAACGTCTGCCCGGTCTGTCTCGGGCTGCCCGGCGCGCTGCCGGTCCTCAACGAGGCCGCCGTCGAAGCCGCCGTCAAGATCGGGAAGGCGATCGACGCCGACATCCCCGAGGAGACGCGGTTCCACCGGAAGAACTACTACTACCCCGACTTGCCCAAGAACTTCCAGATCACCCAGTACGACGAGCCGATCTGTCAGGAGGGGGAACTCGAGATCTCCGTCGAAGGCACTCGGCGCTCCGTCGAGATCGAGCGCGCTCATTTGGAGGAGGACCCGGGCAGCCTCCAGCACGTCGGCGGCGGTGGCGGCATCGACTCCGCGGAGTACACCCTCGTCGACTACAACCGCGCGGGGACGCCGCTGATGGAGATCGTCACCGCGCCGGACTTCCGCAGTCCGAGCGAAGTGCGGGCTTTCCTCGCCGAACTCGAGGAGGTCCTCGAGTATCTGGGCGTGTTCGACGCCGAGCGCGACGGCAGCCTGCGGATCGACGCGAACCTCTCGATCATCCCCGAAGAAGAGATCGAGGGCGACGACACCGACGACATCGGAATGGACGCGCTCGAGGCGGCCAACCGGACGGAGGTCAAGAACATCTCGAGCCACAAGGGCGCGGAGAAGGCCCTGGCCTACGAGGAGACCCGCCAGAAGAACGCGATCCAGCGCGGCCGCGCGGTCGAACAGGAGACCCGCCACTGGGACGAGAGCCGGGGGATCACGGTCTCGATGCGCTCGAAGGAAGAAGAGAAGGACTATCGCTACTTCGAGGAGGCCGACCTCCCGCCGCTTCGCGTCTCGGGCTGGAAAGACGAGATCGCGATCCCGGAACTCCCCTCGGCCCGCCGCGAGCGGTTCCAGGCGGAGTACGGCCTGAGCGAGGAGGCCGCCTCGAAGCTCACCTCGACGAAGCAGGTCGCCGACTTCTACGAGGACGTCGCCGGCGAGTTCGACCCCGACCTCGCCGCCACCTGGGTCGCGGACAACCTGCTCGGCGAACTCAACTACCGTGACATCGAGATCACCGAGATCGAAGGCCGACTCGAGGAGATCACCCGGCTGGTCGAACTCGTCGCCGAGGACGAGATCACGGCGAAGAACGCCCGCGAGACGGTGCTGCGGTCGATGCTCGACGACGGCCGGACGCCCGACGACGTCGTCGCCGAGGAAGGACTGGGCAAGACCGGCGAAGACGAGGTCCAGCAGGCGGTCGTCGAGGCGATCGACGAGAACCCTGGTGCCGTCGACGACTACGAATCCGGCGACGACGGTGCGATCAACTTCCTCGTCGGACAGGTCATGCAAAAGACCGGCGGGAGCGCGGACCCGGGCGACGTAAACCAGTTGCTGCGGACCGAACTCGAGGAGTAG